A genome region from Geobacter pickeringii includes the following:
- a CDS encoding NfeD family protein, whose amino-acid sequence MITTTLRCLVIFLIVWLVASFAPHDAAAATVRVVTVRGAVNPVTSSYLARNLADASRSGDSLFLMEMDTPGGLDSAMREIVKGVMASPVPVAVFVSPSGARAASAGAVIALAADVCAMAPGTNIGAAHPVSLGEKQDRVMEEKVLNDAEAYVEGIATRRGRNADVARRMVRESLSLPAERALAEKVVDLVAVDRRELLRKLDGWRVVRGERTMVLSLAGATVREAAMGPRERVLDVIGNPNVAYILLMLGFLGIFFELSNPGVILPGVIGGISLLLAFFALQTLPVNYAGVLLILLALILFIAEIKIVSHGMLTVGGVIAMVLGSLLLFESPEPYLRVSWQVILVTVAAVSAFSVFAVTMAVRAHRKKPATGREGLQGETGSALTPLAPEGRVFIHGEYWNAWSDEPVAEGERVTVLAVEGMRLKVRRAGIGE is encoded by the coding sequence ATGATCACGACCACGCTCCGGTGCCTCGTCATTTTCCTTATTGTCTGGTTGGTTGCCTCGTTCGCACCCCATGACGCCGCGGCGGCAACGGTGCGGGTCGTGACGGTACGGGGGGCGGTCAATCCGGTTACCTCGTCCTACCTCGCGCGCAATCTCGCCGACGCCTCCCGCAGCGGCGACAGCCTCTTCCTGATGGAGATGGATACTCCCGGCGGCCTTGACAGCGCCATGCGGGAGATCGTAAAAGGGGTCATGGCAAGTCCGGTTCCCGTGGCGGTCTTCGTTTCGCCCTCCGGCGCCCGGGCCGCCTCGGCCGGAGCGGTCATCGCCCTGGCGGCCGATGTCTGCGCCATGGCGCCGGGGACGAACATCGGCGCGGCCCATCCGGTTTCCCTTGGCGAAAAGCAGGACCGGGTCATGGAGGAGAAGGTCCTGAACGACGCCGAGGCCTACGTGGAGGGGATCGCGACGCGCCGCGGCAGAAACGCCGACGTGGCCCGACGGATGGTGCGGGAGAGCCTCTCGCTGCCGGCAGAGAGGGCCCTTGCCGAAAAGGTGGTCGACCTTGTGGCGGTTGACCGGCGCGAACTCCTCCGAAAGCTCGACGGCTGGCGGGTCGTCCGGGGGGAGCGGACCATGGTGCTCTCCCTTGCCGGCGCCACGGTGCGGGAAGCGGCGATGGGGCCCCGCGAGCGGGTGCTCGACGTCATCGGCAATCCGAACGTCGCCTACATCCTCCTCATGCTCGGCTTCCTCGGGATCTTCTTCGAACTCTCCAATCCCGGAGTGATCCTGCCGGGGGTCATCGGCGGCATCTCGCTGCTCCTGGCGTTCTTCGCCCTCCAGACCCTGCCGGTGAACTACGCCGGAGTGCTCCTCATCCTCCTCGCGCTCATCCTGTTCATCGCCGAGATCAAGATCGTTTCCCACGGAATGCTGACGGTCGGAGGGGTAATCGCCATGGTCCTCGGGTCGCTGCTGCTGTTCGAGTCGCCGGAGCCGTACCTGCGGGTGTCGTGGCAGGTGATCCTGGTGACGGTTGCCGCTGTTTCCGCATTCTCGGTCTTTGCCGTCACCATGGCGGTCCGGGCCCACCGGAAAAAGCCCGCCACCGGCCGCGAGGGGTTGCAGGGAGAAACCGGGAGCGCCCTTACCCCCCTCGCCCCCGAAGGACGGGTCTTCATCCATGGCGAATACTGGAACGCCTGGAGCGACGAGCCGGTTGCCGAAGGGGAACGGGTGACGGTGCTGGCGGTGGAGGGGATGCGGCTGAAGGTGAGAAGGGCCGGAATCGGGGAGTGA